The Manis javanica isolate MJ-LG chromosome 6, MJ_LKY, whole genome shotgun sequence genome contains a region encoding:
- the MSANTD4 gene encoding myb/SANT-like DNA-binding domain-containing protein 4 yields the protein MKQLKRKRKSNFSVQETQTLLKEITKRKEVIFSKQLNTTINVMKRLAWEEIAQCVNAVGEGEQRTGAEVKRRYLDWRALMRRKRVKADVRLAGPGFPLPCSDPDDSLTEEMDEKVGFRSDTNFDWQNVSDFRDAGGPLTEVKVEQEERDAQSPEFEIEEEEEMLSSVIPDSRRENELPDFPHIDEFFTLNSTPSRSAYDESHLLVNIEKQKLELEKRRLDIEAERLQVEKERLQIEKERLRHLDMEHERLQLEKERLQIEREKLRLQIVSSEKPSLENEFGQGEKSMLQPQDIETEKLKLERERLQLEKDRLQFLKFESEKLQIEKERLQVEKERLRIQKEGHLQ from the exons ATGAAGCagttgaaaaggaaaaggaaaagcaattttAGTGTTCAAGAAACCCAGACCCTTTTGAAAGAAATTACGAAAAGGAAGGAAGTCATTTTTTCCAAGCAGCTCAATACAACGATCAACGTGATGAAGCGCCTGGCGTGGGAGGAGATCGCGCAGTGCGTGAACGCCGTGGGGGAGGGCGAGCAGAGGACCGGCGCCGAGGTGAAGCGCAGGTACCTGGACTGGCGGGCGCTCATGCGGAGGAAGAGGGTGAAGGCCGACGTCAGGCTCGCCGGCCCGGGCTTCCCGCTGCCCTGCTCCGACCCGGATGACTCCCTCACGGAGGAGATGGACGAGAAGGTCGGCTTTCGAAGCGATACAAATTTTGATTGGCAGAATGTGTCGGATTTTAGGGATGCAGGTGGACCCTTAACGGAGGTCAAAGTGgaacaggaagagagagatgCTCAGAGTCCTGAG TTTGAGAtcgaggaggaggaagaaatgttGTCATCGGTCATACCAGATTCCAGGAGGGAAAATGAACTTCCGGATTTCCCCCACATTGATGAGTTTTTTACTCTGAACTCAACCCCATCCAGATCTGCGTATGATGAGTCCCATTTGCTTGTAAACAtagagaaacagaaactagagtTGGAAAAACGGCGACTGGATATTGAAGCAGAAAGATTGCAGGTAGAAAAGGAGCGTCTACAGATTGAGAAGGAGAGGCTGCGGCATTTAGACATGGAGCACGAACGACTCCAGCTGGAGAAGGAGCGGCTGCAGATTGAAAGAGAGAAGTTGAGGCTACAGATAGTCAGCTCAGAGAAACCGTCTTTGGAAAATGAATTTGGTCAAGGAGAGAAGTCCATGCTTCAGCCACAGGACATAGAAACAGAGAAGCTGAAACTTGAGAGAGAACGCTTGCAGctggaaaaagacaggctgcagTTTTTGAAATTTGAATCAGAGAAGCTGCAGATTGAAAAGGAACGCTTACAAGTAGAGAAAGAGAGGCTTCGAATTCAGAAGGAAGGACACTTGCAGTGA